In Helianthus annuus cultivar XRQ/B chromosome 8, HanXRQr2.0-SUNRISE, whole genome shotgun sequence, a single genomic region encodes these proteins:
- the LOC110872467 gene encoding auxin response factor 18 — protein MITVMNHVKKPTNETEKCLDPQLWHACAGGMVQMPPLNSTVLYFPQGHAEHSGIHKMDTRVDLSMSSRIPAYIMCQVSAIKFMADIDTDEVYARIALAPVKNPSISFDFDDDEDEVRFDRNENKERPSSFAKTLTQSDANNGGGFSVPRYCAETIFPRLDYTAEPPVQIIMVKDVHGQMWKFRHIYRGTPRRHLLTTGWSNFVNHKKLVAGDSVVFLRADNGDLCVGIRRAKRGIGGGFHELPTASSLYGGGIGLARFRPEHENGDNKTSTEAVVEAANLAASGQPFEVVYYPRASTPEFCVKASIVKAAMRIQWCPGMRFKMAFETEDSSRISWFMGTISKVQVDDQIHWPNSPWRLLEVAWDEPELLQNVKRVNPWLVELVPSMPAIHLAPFSPPRKKLRFPQPPDFPLLTVPPSIQGARHSSQFGLDHNFRFNPMHPFPHGFTGGHSPLSRFPFQERDENVSCLLTIGNQNQNPNPSLKKKKDETNVKEKEKPIFVLFGQPILTEQQLTKRISCNTNDSSDGSSEEDDPWVETGHCKVFMESDDVGRTFDLTALGSYEELYIALASMFGLEKLDTSTNLIYRNADGIVKHTGDEPFSEFMKEARKLTILRDSVSRKAGC, from the exons ATGATAACGGTGATGAATCATGTGAAGAAACCAACAAACGAAACGGAAAAATGTTTGGATCCGCAGTTATGGCACGCGTGTGCGGGTGGTATGGTACAAATGCCACCATTGAACTCTACGGTTTTGTATTTTCCACAGGGGCATGCTGAGCACTCGGGTATCCACAAAATGGATACCCGAGTTGATCTGAGCATGTCTAGCCGGATCCCGGCTTACATCATGTGTCAGGTATCCGCCATAAAGTTTATGGCGGATATTGACACAGATGAAGTGTATGCAAGAATTGCACTTGCTCCGGTTAAAAACCCTAGCATCTCTTTTGactttgatgatgatgaagatgaagtaAGGTTTGACCGGAATGAAAACAAAGAGAGACCCTCGTCTTTTGCTAAGACGTTGACTCAATCCGATGCTAATAACGGCGGCGGGTTTTCGGTACCGCGATACTGTGCGGAGACGATATTTCCGCGGTTGGATTACACCGCGGAGCCGCCTGTGCAGATTATTATGGTGAAGGATGTTCACGGACAGATGTGGAAGTTCCGTCACATTTACCGCGGGACTCCGCGGCGGCATCTGTTAACCACCGGCTGGAGCAACTTCGTTAACCATAAGAAGTTGGTAGCCGGTGATTCTGTCGTGTTTTTACGCGCCGATAATGGGGATCTCTGTGTCGGGATCAGGCGAGCCAAGAGAGGAATCGGTGGAGGGTTTCATGAACTCCCCACCGCTTCCTCGTTATACGGGGGTGGGATTGGGCTCGCCAGATTCCGACCAGAACATGAAAATGGGGATAATAAAACGAGTACGGAAGCGGTGGTTGAAGCTGCAAATCTTGCGGCTAGTGGACAGCCGTTTGAAGTAGTGTACTACCCTCGCGCAAGCACGCCAGAGTTTTGTGTTAAAGCTTCTATAGTGAAAGCTGCAATGAGGATCCAATGGTGTCCAGGAATGAGATTTAAAATGGCTTTTGAAACTGAAGATTCATCTAGAATTAGTTGGTTTATGGGCACTATTTCTAAAGTTCAAGTAGATGATCAAATTCATTGGCCTAATTCTCCATGGAGGCTTCTTGAG GTAGCTTGGGATGAACCCGAATTGCTACAAAATGTGAAAAGGGTCAACCCGTGGTTAGTCGAACTGGTCCCAAGTATGCCCGCGATTCATCTTGCGCCATTTTCGCCTCCAAGAAAGAAGCTTCGCTTCCCTCAACCACCCGATTTCCCGCTGCTTACGGTCCCACCGAGCATCCAGGGAGCCAGGCATAGTTCGCAATTTGGGTTGGACCATAATTTCAGGTTCAACCCAATGCACCCGTTCCCACACGGGTTCACGGGTGGTCATAGCCCATTGAGCCGGTTCCCGTTTCAAGAACGTGATGAAAATGTGTCATGTTTGTTGACAATCggaaaccaaaaccaaaaccctaaCCCGAGTTTGAAGAAGAAAAAAGACGAGACAAAcgtgaaggaaaaggaaaagccAATATTTGTGTTGTTTGGTCAACCGATTCTGACTGAACAACAATTAACCAAACGTATTTCTTGTAACACGAATGATTCTTCCGATGGATCATCGGAAGAAGATGATCCATGGGTTGAGACGGGGCACTGTAAGGTATTTATGGAGTCTGATGACGTGGGTCGAACCTTTGACCTAACGGCATTGGGATCGTATGAAGAATTGTACATAGCGCTTGCTAGCATGTTTGGTTTAGAGAAATTGGACACCTCGACCAACTTGATTTACCGAAACGCGGATGGAATTGTAAAACACACTGGAGATGAACCctttag TGAGTTCATGAAGGAAGCACGAAAGTTGACGATTCTAAGGGACTCGGTTAGCCGCAAAGCAGGATGTTAG